A single window of Enoplosus armatus isolate fEnoArm2 chromosome 22, fEnoArm2.hap1, whole genome shotgun sequence DNA harbors:
- the rab3ip gene encoding rab-3A-interacting protein, with protein MACSSGQSNAETLEGFHEVNLASPTTPDLQNQAEQRPPVRHSTPPTSLYRTHSLGAPPTGRPTSLRADQLPTQPVYSTPRHSHNGSVPGQEAESAEGNFLSGEDGEECSALSDSLSRLRSPSVMEVREKGYERLKEELAKAQRELLLKDEECERLSKVRDQLGQELEELTASLFQEAHKMVREANVKQANAEKQLKEALGKIDVLQAEVQALKTLVLSSPTSPLGELPSGGVKTPFRKGHSRNKSTSSAILGTQPDPSATQPIVRECREVDSQLFGDFKAWKEEPTLDRGCCFLERVYREDIYPCLTFSKSELGSAILEAVEQNTLSVEPVGFQPLPVVKASAVECGGPKKCALSGQTKTCKHRIKFGDSSNYYYVSPYCRYRITAVCNFFTYIRYIHQGLVKQQDAEQMFWEVMQLRREMSLAKLGYYKDQL; from the exons ATGGCCTGCAGCAGCGGTCAGAGCAATGCCGAAACTCTGGAGGGGTTCCATGAGGTGAACTTGGCCTCACCCACCACACCCGACCTTCAG AACCAAGCGGAGCAGCGCCCCCCTGTCCGTCACAGCACCCCGCCCACCTCTCTGTACCGCACCCACTCCCTGGGAGCGCCCCCCACCGGCCGACCCACCTCCCTGCGGGCCGACCAGCTCCCCACGCAGCCGGTGTACTCCACGCCGCGGCACAGCCACAATGGAAG CGTGCCAGGCCAGGAGGCGGAGTCGGCCGAGGGCAACTTCCTGTCTGGAGAGGACGGGGAGGAGTGCAGCGCTCTGAGCGACAGCCTGTCGCGGCTGCGCAGCCCGTCGGTGATGGAGGTCCGAGAGAAAGGATACGAGAggctgaaggaggagctggCCAAGGCCCAGAgg gagCTGCTGTTGAAGGATGAGGAGTGTGAGAGGTTGTCTAAAGTCAGAGACCAGCTCGgccaggagctggaggagctcaccGCCAGTCTCTTCCAG gaggCCCACAAAATGGTCAGAGAAGCCAACGTCAAACAGGCAAATGctgaaaaacaactgaaagaAGCGCTGGGCAAG ATTGACGTCCTCCAAGCGGAGGTCCAGGCCCTGAAGACGCTGGTgctctcctcccccacctccccgcTGGGCGAACTCCCCTCTGGAGGGGTGAAGACTCCCTTCAGGAAGGGCCACAGCAGGAACAAGAGCACCTCCTCCGCCATCCTGGGGACGCAGCCCGACCCGTCGGCCACGCAGCCCATCGTACGGGAGTGTAGAGAG GTGGACAGTCAGCTGTTCGGCGACTTCAAGGCCTGGAAGGAGGAGCCGACGCTGGACCGGGGCTGCTGCTTCCTGGAGAGAGTTTACCGTGAGGACATCTACCCCTGCCTCACCTTCAGCAAGAGCGAG CTGGGTTCGGCCATCTTGGAAGCCGTGGAGCAGAACACGCTCAGTGTGGAGCCGGTCGGTTTCCAGCCGCTGCCTGTGGTCAAAGCCTCGGCGGTGGAGTGTGGAGGACCAAA AAAATGTGCCCTGAGCGGTCAGACCAAAACCTGTAAGCACAGAATCAAGTTTGGAGATTCGTCCAACTATTACTACGTGTCTCCCTACTGTAGATATAGA ATCACAGCAGTGTGTAACTTCTTCACCTACATTCGCTACATCCACCAAGGGCTGGTCAAACAGCAGgatg cggAGCAGATGTTCTGGGAGGTGATGCAGCTCCGCAGAGAAATGTCTTTAGCCAAGCTCGGCTACTACAAAGACCAGCTGTGA
- the tmem19 gene encoding transmembrane protein 19 translates to MDFENEVLMKEYVKMMTDMIVLCATLALSLFFWILSITISTYYGTLQPVSPWRWLFSILVPLMLTVRAQNRRSLDRSGALGALLVGFVLMMANYSFFFSLLAFFITSSRLTRWGGAQKRQIDAEYKEGGQRNWVQVFCNGGVPTELALLYMIEVGPGEIPIDFSKQYSASWMCLSLLGALACSNGDTWASEVGPVLSQSQPRLITTWKEVPAGTNGGVTPVGLVASFLGGLAVGVAYFVTQLLLVSDLHLADPQWPIVLYGGVAGLLGSMLDSFLGAHMQYSGFDSSIGKVVAYESATTRRICGKPILDNNAVNLFSSVLIALFLPGLAWGMWPR, encoded by the exons ATGGACTTTGAGAACGAGGTGCTGATGAAGGAATACGTCAAGATGATGACTGATATGATTGTGCTGTGTGCCACTTTGGcactttccctcttcttctggATCCTCTCCATCACCATCAGCACATATTATG ggacaCTGCAGCCTGTGTCACCGTGGCGATGGTTGTTCTCCATCTTGGTTCCCCTCATGCTGACGGTCAGAGCGCAGAACAGACGCAGCCTGGACCGCTCAGGAGCTCTGGGAG CCCTCTTGGTAGGATTTGTGTTGATGATGGCCAACtacagcttcttcttctctctgctggccttcttcatcacctcctccaggCTGACCCGCTGGGGGGGAGCACAGAAGAGGCAGATAGACGCCGAGTACAAAGAAG ggGGCCAGAGGAACTGGGTTCAGGTCTTCTGTAATGGAGGAGTTCCCACAGAGCTGGCGCTGCTTTATATGATCGAG GTGGGTCCAGGTGAGATCCCCATTGATTTCAGTAAACAGTACTCCGCCTCCTGGATGTGCCTCTCTCTACTGGGCGCGCTCGCTTGCAGCAACGGGGACACCTGGGCGTCGGAGGTGGGGCCTgtcctcagccaatcacagcctaGACTCATCACCACCTGGAAGGAGGTCCCAGCAG GAACAAACGGAGGAGTCACTCCCGTCGGATTGGTCGCCAGCTTCCTCGGCGGGCTGGCGGTGGGCGTGGCTTACTTTGTGACACAGCTTCTATTGGTTAGCGACCTGCACCTGGCGGACCCCCAGTGGCCAATCGTACTGTATGGCGGCGTGGCCGGCCTGCTGGGATCCATGCTGGACTCTTTCCTGGGAGCTCACATGCAATACTCAG gCTTCGACTCGAGCATTGGGAAGGTGGTGGCTTACGAGTCAGCCACCACCCGGCGGATCTGTGGGAAACCCATCTTAGACAACAACGCGGTCAACCTGTTCTCCTCAGTCCTCATCGCCCTCTTCCTGCCCGGGCTGGCGTGGGGGATGTGGCCGCGATAG